The genome window CAGCGTATACCACTGGTGCCAATGTCTGCGCTGCACTTCCTTCTTGGAGAAGAAACTGTTGATCACGCCCATCATGGTGAACAGCATATGCCGGAAGGAATCCCCATCCATATCATTAGCCAGCTGATATGAAACCGCCATTTCCCTTGGCCGCCCGTTCAGGAAGAAGTCTGTCGGATCCGTTTCCCTGATCAGGAACATATCATCATTGAAATACACAAAATGCTCACTGAGATCCGGGATCCTGTGGAGATTGATCTCTTTCGGGTTAGGGCTGAAAACCGGCGCGCAGCCTTCGGGCAGGATTTCCCGGTCATTGACAATCACCAGTTTCGGGTTCGTTGTGTCAAGCCAGTCCGGAACCGCGCCCCAGGTAACAAAAAAGATCTTCCGCACCCATGGGGCGTATTTTTCCACGCCGCGAAACCAGTACTGCAGGTTGTCCCAGTCCCGGTATCGTATAGCCAGATCGGCTTCCTGCTTCTGGTCTCCGAACACTTTAGCCCTGTATTCTGCTTTTTCCTGCTGCCATTGTTTGTTCCCCGGATCAACCCAGAAGAGGACAAAATCAATGGGATAAGTTTCATGATTCATCTTTTCCTATTATCCTTGTTTTTTTCTGTCCCTGTCTCCGTTCAGGAAACCAACCCAGTCAAACTGATCGATAACCCGTTTCCCCAGGCATCCGGCAGGATCCGTGACCAGTCCCAGGGATTCTTCCGTCTCATACCCGGGAATATATATGCTGTCCGGGTGAGTGGGATCCGGCTGTTTTGTGAAAAGCACCTTCCTGTACGGAAGTTTTTCAAATCGTTCTTTCAGTTCCTCTGTCATGCCGTCCCTGTCTGTTGCCAGGATGACAAGATTGTCCATATGGAGACGTGTTTTTCTTTCCTGCCATTTCCGGTTCGCCTCCTCCACAGAAGCGTAATGAACCAGATACAGTACCAGATCTCCAAGATATGCGACAGGATAGGTCCTTTCTCCAATCATGGCCGGATCTGTGCACGGGAGCATTTCCCGCAGAGACAGATAGTATGGCAGGTTTTCACAGAACCG of Aristaeella lactis contains these proteins:
- a CDS encoding DUF1919 domain-containing protein, producing the protein MNHARLNKRNRARFHNPDVSILSMNCIGGVLAHDLGIRFNSPTVNLYMRAEDYIRFCENLPYYLSLREMLPCTDPAMIGERTYPVAYLGDLVLYLVHYASVEEANRKWQERKTRLHMDNLVILATDRDGMTEELKERFEKLPYRKVLFTKQPDPTHPDSIYIPGYETEESLGLVTDPAGCLGKRVIDQFDWVGFLNGDRDRKKQG
- a CDS encoding stealth conserved region 3 domain-containing protein, which produces MNHETYPIDFVLFWVDPGNKQWQQEKAEYRAKVFGDQKQEADLAIRYRDWDNLQYWFRGVEKYAPWVRKIFFVTWGAVPDWLDTTNPKLVIVNDREILPEGCAPVFSPNPKEINLHRIPDLSEHFVYFNDDMFLIRETDPTDFFLNGRPREMAVSYQLANDMDGDSFRHMLFTMMGVINSFFSKKEVQRRHWHQWYTLKYGAQVINTLRTRPFRYFSGIMIPHLPSPMRKSTYEEVWEKIPELLMETSSRRFRDPLDLTQYIFRYWAICKGEIEPANIYKYGKEYFMEDLALKELCETISRQKYKMICINDSRKITDFERCITLIQKSFETLLPERSSFEKEEADPR